In Symmachiella dynata, the following are encoded in one genomic region:
- a CDS encoding twin-arginine translocase TatA/TatE family subunit has protein sequence MFLPGPMELLIIAAIFLMLIGVPLLIAVLVIYLVKSTKPPGGDDRHG, from the coding sequence ATGTTTCTACCTGGCCCGATGGAACTGCTGATCATCGCCGCGATTTTCTTGATGCTCATCGGCGTGCCGTTGCTCATCGCTGTGCTGGTGATTTATCTGGTCAAAAGCACGAAACCGCCGGGGGGCGACGATCGGCACGGCTAG
- a CDS encoding fucose isomerase gives MAAYTISKPTKKPKLKKNQVQLIASGDLRLSANQNCWEAQEQMEAALTQAVEAAGYEIVRAHPYDETEKHGFIGSQKQGMQVFENIDPHAPLIVAEAVWQYSHHVLSGLATHQGPILTVANWSGTWPGLVGMLNLNGSLTKAGVEYSTLWSEDFTDKYFTTRLKKWLTNGTCRHATKHVKPLKRVKISGKERKLGESLAAQMQSEKAIMGVFDEGCMGMFNAIIPDHLLNPTGLYKERLSQSALYHESTQVKDAEAKAVRKWMEDKGMTFHTGPTHETDLTDDQIHKQCQMYIAAVRIADDFGCDCIGIQYQQGLKDLLPASDLVEGTLNNQDRPPVTSRDGKRELYAGEAIPHFNEVDECAGLDSLITYRVHKAMGQPVENTLHDIRWGDHDATGKVDDYIWVLLISGAAPPAHFIGGWKGADGLRQVPMYFPAGGSTLRGISKPGEIIWSRIYVEDDRLKMDLGRGGVVKLSKKETERRWNETTPQWPIMHAVTYGTSRDQMMARHKSNHIQVAYAKSAADADKALLAKASMAAELGIEVALCGTRADGKEW, from the coding sequence ATGGCCGCCTATACAATTTCTAAACCGACCAAAAAACCAAAACTCAAAAAGAACCAAGTTCAATTGATCGCCAGTGGCGACTTGCGGCTTTCCGCAAACCAAAACTGCTGGGAAGCGCAAGAGCAAATGGAAGCTGCACTGACCCAAGCGGTCGAAGCGGCCGGTTATGAAATCGTTCGCGCGCATCCTTATGACGAAACCGAAAAGCACGGCTTCATCGGCTCGCAAAAACAAGGCATGCAGGTTTTTGAAAACATCGATCCGCACGCTCCGTTGATCGTGGCCGAAGCGGTTTGGCAGTACTCGCATCACGTCCTTTCGGGGTTGGCCACGCATCAAGGCCCGATTCTGACCGTTGCCAACTGGTCGGGGACCTGGCCCGGTTTGGTCGGCATGCTGAATCTTAACGGCTCGCTCACCAAAGCGGGTGTAGAGTATTCCACACTCTGGAGCGAGGATTTCACCGATAAATATTTCACGACTCGCCTCAAGAAATGGCTGACGAACGGCACGTGCAGGCACGCGACCAAACATGTCAAACCGCTCAAGCGGGTGAAAATCTCAGGCAAGGAACGCAAACTCGGCGAGTCGCTGGCCGCCCAGATGCAATCCGAAAAAGCCATCATGGGTGTCTTCGACGAAGGCTGCATGGGCATGTTCAATGCGATCATTCCCGACCATCTCCTCAACCCGACCGGCCTCTACAAAGAACGCCTCAGCCAGTCGGCGCTGTACCATGAATCGACGCAAGTCAAAGACGCCGAAGCCAAAGCAGTCCGCAAGTGGATGGAAGACAAAGGCATGACCTTCCACACCGGACCCACCCACGAAACCGATCTCACCGATGATCAAATTCACAAGCAATGCCAAATGTACATCGCTGCGGTGCGGATTGCCGATGACTTTGGCTGCGACTGCATCGGGATTCAATACCAACAGGGACTCAAAGACCTGCTCCCGGCCAGCGACTTGGTCGAAGGGACCCTCAACAACCAGGACCGCCCGCCCGTCACCAGTCGCGATGGCAAACGCGAACTGTACGCTGGCGAAGCGATCCCGCACTTCAACGAAGTTGACGAGTGCGCCGGCCTGGACAGCTTGATTACCTATCGCGTCCACAAAGCGATGGGCCAACCGGTCGAAAACACGCTGCACGACATTCGTTGGGGCGATCACGATGCTACGGGCAAAGTGGATGACTACATCTGGGTGCTGCTCATCAGCGGCGCCGCCCCGCCGGCGCATTTCATCGGTGGATGGAAAGGGGCCGACGGCCTGCGGCAAGTCCCCATGTACTTCCCCGCCGGCGGCAGCACGCTGCGAGGCATTTCCAAACCGGGTGAAATCATCTGGTCGCGGATTTATGTCGAAGACGATCGCCTGAAAATGGACCTCGGCCGCGGCGGCGTGGTGAAGCTATCCAAAAAAGAAACCGAGCGACGCTGGAACGAAACCACCCCTCAATGGCCGATCATGCACGCCGTCACCTACGGAACGTCGCGCGATCAAATGATGGCCCGTCACAAATCGAACCACATCCAAGTCGCCTACGCCAAGTCGGCCGCCGATGCCGACAAAGCATTACTCGCCAAAGCCTCAATGGCCGCCGAACTGGGAATCGAAGTCGCCCTCTGCGGCACCCGCGCCGATGGCAAGGAGTGGTAG
- a CDS encoding ribulokinase encodes MNQPAHVALGLDFGTESVRALLTDLNGNELASAVVPYEHGQITETLPGTDEKLPADFAFQHPSDWIEASAQAVRDAVAAAGLTGDEIIGIGVDFTSCTMLPALSDGTPLCLVPQWAAEKFAWPKLWKHHGAKTQTEKINELARARNEPWLARYGGIIGLEWFFPKMLETLEEAPAVYEATEVWLEAGDWYVWQLVDSPADKLPRSTCQAGYKGMWHSHDGFPSREFFAALHPKLENVVAEKMPGQFLAPGEAAGTLCASIAEKFGLPAGIPVSAATIDAHAGVPGAGAAGAGTLVMVMGTSSCHMLNADAEQNVPGVAGIVEGGILPGFFGYETGQAAVGDAFDWLRRTTGHDNFDQLTAQAATMPPGAEGVLCMDWFNGCRTPLMDGGLRGAFVGLTMNHGAGHMYRALMEGSAFGVRWIVDLLRENGVPVTCIVATGGLPHHNPLLVQIYADVLGLPITVHPSKQGPALGAAILGVLAADTDRKHFATTADAIAAMAGPRADDPSRAAKIVEPEADAQAAYENIYQRYRKLADVLVAENL; translated from the coding sequence ATGAATCAACCGGCACATGTTGCACTCGGACTCGACTTTGGTACCGAATCGGTCCGGGCCTTGTTGACCGATCTGAACGGCAACGAACTCGCCTCGGCTGTCGTGCCTTATGAGCACGGACAAATTACCGAGACCTTGCCCGGCACGGATGAAAAACTCCCCGCCGATTTTGCCTTTCAGCATCCCAGCGACTGGATCGAAGCCTCCGCTCAAGCAGTTCGCGATGCTGTGGCCGCAGCTGGGTTGACCGGCGACGAAATCATCGGCATCGGTGTCGATTTCACCAGTTGCACCATGCTCCCCGCGCTGAGCGACGGCACGCCGCTGTGTCTCGTGCCGCAGTGGGCTGCTGAAAAATTTGCTTGGCCCAAACTGTGGAAACATCACGGCGCGAAAACGCAAACCGAGAAAATCAACGAACTGGCCCGCGCCCGCAACGAACCTTGGCTAGCTCGCTACGGCGGCATCATCGGCCTGGAGTGGTTCTTTCCCAAAATGCTCGAAACCCTCGAAGAGGCGCCCGCCGTTTACGAAGCGACCGAAGTCTGGCTCGAAGCAGGGGACTGGTATGTCTGGCAACTGGTTGATAGTCCCGCCGACAAACTGCCTCGTTCCACCTGCCAAGCGGGTTATAAGGGCATGTGGCATAGCCACGATGGTTTCCCCTCCCGTGAATTCTTTGCCGCATTGCATCCTAAACTAGAAAACGTTGTCGCCGAGAAAATGCCAGGACAATTCCTCGCGCCGGGCGAAGCGGCCGGCACCCTCTGTGCATCGATCGCAGAGAAATTCGGACTCCCCGCCGGAATCCCCGTCAGCGCCGCCACGATCGATGCACACGCCGGTGTCCCCGGCGCCGGCGCTGCTGGAGCAGGCACGTTGGTGATGGTCATGGGAACCAGCAGTTGCCACATGCTCAATGCCGATGCTGAACAAAACGTCCCCGGCGTTGCGGGGATCGTCGAAGGGGGAATCCTTCCTGGCTTTTTCGGTTACGAAACCGGACAGGCCGCTGTGGGAGACGCCTTCGATTGGCTGCGGCGCACGACCGGCCACGACAACTTTGATCAACTCACCGCTCAGGCCGCAACGATGCCGCCGGGTGCTGAGGGCGTGCTCTGTATGGATTGGTTCAACGGTTGCCGCACGCCGCTGATGGATGGGGGACTGCGCGGCGCGTTCGTCGGATTAACCATGAACCACGGGGCAGGGCACATGTACCGCGCCTTGATGGAAGGCTCCGCCTTTGGCGTGCGTTGGATCGTTGACCTGCTGCGAGAAAACGGCGTGCCGGTCACCTGCATCGTTGCCACCGGAGGACTTCCGCACCACAATCCATTGTTGGTACAAATCTACGCCGACGTCCTGGGGTTGCCGATCACAGTGCATCCCTCAAAACAAGGCCCCGCACTCGGGGCGGCGATTCTCGGCGTCTTGGCCGCCGACACCGATCGAAAACACTTTGCCACCACCGCCGACGCCATCGCCGCTATGGCCGGTCCGCGTGCGGATGATCCGAGTCGTGCGGCGAAAATTGTCGAACCAGAAGCGGATGCACAAGCAGCCTATGAAAACATCTATCAACGTTACCGCAAACTGGCCGATGTGCTCGTTGCCGAAAACCTCTAA
- a CDS encoding DNA topoisomerase I, translated as MGYFFRYLFKLPPARAAVRFLLGVIAIPTFRLFLRKVVRLQDLDAELEKDLEQWFRASLVLLAVTANMEHLMFDWITGEHTRIDLDWLVLGGRILIAVGVIETMPDQELFAIIYPGPPHLKFRRGQILSTVKEHWRPYIRGLICQHINRSSPVFAIMSAIFSGPAGWVFYVLAIIQYLIIGLVTSRDHAMSVLSEFDKQVTNRRRELIEEFHLDESDTQVAPPEEQTTAEEAPPPDGTASDKTAQQPAPEPTRDSSP; from the coding sequence GTGGGATATTTTTTCAGATACTTGTTTAAACTACCGCCGGCAAGGGCGGCCGTTCGATTTCTGTTGGGCGTGATCGCAATCCCGACATTTCGGCTATTTTTGCGCAAGGTCGTGCGTCTACAGGATTTGGACGCTGAACTTGAAAAAGATTTAGAGCAATGGTTTCGTGCCTCGCTGGTTCTGTTGGCCGTGACAGCCAACATGGAACATTTGATGTTTGACTGGATCACGGGTGAGCATACAAGGATTGACCTGGATTGGTTGGTGCTTGGCGGACGGATTTTGATCGCGGTCGGTGTGATTGAAACGATGCCGGATCAGGAGTTGTTTGCAATTATTTATCCTGGTCCGCCGCACCTGAAGTTTCGTCGCGGGCAAATCCTGAGCACAGTGAAAGAACATTGGCGGCCCTACATCAGAGGTTTGATTTGCCAACACATCAATCGCTCATCGCCGGTCTTTGCGATTATGTCGGCAATTTTTTCTGGCCCCGCGGGTTGGGTGTTTTACGTACTTGCGATTATTCAATATTTGATTATTGGACTGGTCACATCCCGCGACCATGCAATGAGCGTGCTCAGTGAGTTTGACAAACAGGTCACGAACCGACGGCGGGAGTTGATTGAAGAGTTTCACCTGGACGAGTCAGACACGCAGGTTGCACCGCCCGAAGAACAAACGACCGCGGAAGAGGCCCCGCCCCCCGATGGCACCGCTTCCGACAAAACGGCACAACAACCGGCGCCTGAACCGACGCGAGATTCGTCGCCATAG
- a CDS encoding ATP-grasp domain-containing protein, with protein sequence MPNFASVPVQHYQWAGLDFMFDADGTPVLLEANRCSHMLWEYLLLYKNDMPFRHTAEVLNAADGPTCLMWRRNDPLPDADEDACWIAGHLRLHLDRELVICHVEDNQQDSHELLTRKGNRVRPGSIFRWWYDLPWSYERSGVRVINPNAAWVAVRDKLDCYTALKSATSFRVPRSFAVETPSEAAAILSAHPNLFERGYVIKPRVGFGGHGVQVADPHDPPQSFFGNHLLSERIIPQLRDGNFWDVRLFVMAGRYLGGVLRTSPGAVTNVFQGGTPQRLDDETAAALQAPALEAVQLLDAAAEAVHCLPHPPATDLTNVEY encoded by the coding sequence ATGCCTAATTTCGCTTCCGTCCCAGTGCAGCATTACCAGTGGGCCGGGTTGGACTTCATGTTCGATGCCGACGGCACACCGGTCTTATTGGAGGCCAATCGTTGTTCGCACATGCTGTGGGAATACCTGTTGCTCTACAAAAACGATATGCCGTTTCGACATACCGCCGAGGTCTTAAACGCAGCCGACGGCCCCACCTGCCTGATGTGGCGGCGGAACGATCCCTTGCCCGACGCCGACGAAGACGCCTGTTGGATTGCCGGGCACCTGCGTTTGCACCTCGACCGAGAGCTGGTCATTTGCCACGTGGAGGACAACCAGCAAGATTCCCATGAGTTACTGACCCGCAAAGGGAATCGTGTACGACCCGGGAGCATTTTCCGCTGGTGGTACGACCTACCGTGGTCGTATGAGCGCAGCGGCGTCCGCGTGATCAATCCCAACGCCGCCTGGGTCGCTGTCCGCGACAAACTCGACTGTTATACCGCGCTGAAGTCGGCAACCAGCTTTCGTGTCCCGCGCAGTTTTGCGGTGGAAACTCCCAGTGAGGCAGCCGCGATCCTCAGTGCACATCCCAATCTATTTGAACGCGGGTATGTGATCAAACCTCGCGTTGGTTTTGGTGGGCATGGCGTACAAGTCGCCGATCCGCACGATCCGCCACAGTCGTTTTTTGGGAATCATCTGCTGTCCGAGCGGATCATCCCGCAACTTCGCGACGGCAACTTTTGGGATGTGCGGCTGTTCGTGATGGCCGGTCGGTATCTGGGCGGTGTGTTGCGGACCAGTCCCGGTGCTGTGACCAACGTCTTTCAAGGCGGGACGCCACAACGACTCGACGATGAAACCGCTGCCGCACTTCAGGCACCCGCGCTCGAAGCTGTCCAGTTACTCGATGCGGCTGCCGAAGCGGTGCACTGCCTGCCTCATCCACCCGCCACGGATCTCACGAACGTCGAGTATTGA
- a CDS encoding 7-cyano-7-deazaguanine synthase translates to MSNTLECPIVVLLGGGVESTSLVSRFLSQQRRVVPVHVHCGLIWDDVETLFVQQLCQAHASDNLDPLIQFQIPLAGWLDNHWAVTGNNIPRAGARSHDLEIPLRNLMLLSFALPKVAHLPDFQCALGTTADNSFRDGSRAYFDSAQELLSLEAGRPIEILTPYIQMTKTDVIRETDRDTLAHSFSCVDPRDNQHCGRCIKCGSRQQAFMAAGIDDPTVYADA, encoded by the coding sequence ATGTCAAACACCCTGGAATGTCCGATCGTTGTACTGCTTGGCGGCGGTGTCGAAAGCACGTCGTTGGTCAGCCGATTTCTCAGCCAGCAGCGACGCGTTGTTCCCGTGCACGTGCATTGCGGCTTGATTTGGGATGACGTCGAGACGCTCTTCGTTCAACAATTATGCCAGGCACACGCATCAGACAACTTGGACCCGCTCATTCAATTTCAGATTCCCCTCGCCGGTTGGCTCGACAATCATTGGGCCGTCACCGGAAACAACATCCCCCGTGCGGGAGCTAGAAGCCACGATTTGGAAATCCCTCTACGCAATCTCATGCTTTTGAGTTTTGCACTCCCTAAAGTCGCACATTTGCCGGACTTTCAATGCGCGCTCGGCACCACCGCCGACAACTCCTTTCGCGATGGTAGCCGCGCATACTTTGACAGCGCGCAGGAACTGCTCAGCCTCGAAGCAGGTCGTCCGATTGAAATTCTCACCCCCTATATCCAAATGACCAAGACCGACGTCATCCGCGAAACCGATCGCGACACGCTGGCGCACAGTTTCTCCTGTGTCGATCCTCGGGACAATCAGCATTGCGGACGCTGCATCAAATGTGGCAGCCGGCAGCAGGCATTCATGGCGGCAGGTATTGACGATCCGACGGTGTACGCCGATGCCTAA
- a CDS encoding sulfatase: protein MNNANTIRWTSVLLFLATLVFASPSMTKAADPAPARPNILWIVVDDMSANFSCYGETLIETPHVDQLAREGVQFNRAFVTAPVCSTCRSAFITGMYQTAIGAHHHRSGRGEEKIHLPPGVEPIPLLFQRAGYYTTISGWPIRPNRLGKTDYNFEWDRSMYDGSDWANRKPGQPFFAQIQLPGGKLRGGTRQSAQKFAQKAKQKFGSKTDPADVKLPPYYPDTPVQREDWAAYLDSVLETDRVVGEIIARLKEEGVLDQTLVLFMTDHGISHARGKQFLYEEGIHVPFILRGPGIAAGTIREDLIEHIDMAAISLAAAGIPLPETMQAQDVLAEDYQPREAIFAARDRCDETVEHLRCVRTDRFKYIRNYLPQRPHLQPCAYKDHKSILIDLRRAFAAGELNDIQKQLFAPTRPPEELYDLENDPHEIHNLAGDAKFATPLADMRNRLDDWIVRTNDHGRNPESEAMYDSDMELYLDTRRRRGSIEDLQELQDNIQQMKRWAAEGK from the coding sequence ATGAACAACGCAAACACCATTCGCTGGACATCAGTCTTACTATTCCTCGCTACCCTCGTCTTCGCATCCCCCTCCATGACGAAGGCCGCCGATCCTGCCCCCGCGCGGCCCAATATTCTCTGGATCGTTGTCGACGACATGTCGGCCAACTTTTCCTGTTACGGAGAAACGTTGATCGAAACACCACATGTTGATCAACTCGCCCGGGAGGGCGTGCAGTTTAACCGCGCATTTGTGACTGCTCCGGTCTGTTCCACGTGTCGTTCGGCCTTTATCACCGGCATGTACCAAACAGCGATTGGAGCGCACCATCATCGCAGTGGACGTGGCGAAGAAAAAATTCACCTCCCGCCCGGCGTCGAACCGATTCCGCTGTTGTTCCAACGCGCCGGCTATTACACGACCATCAGCGGATGGCCGATCCGTCCCAATCGACTCGGCAAAACCGACTACAATTTCGAGTGGGATCGATCGATGTACGACGGTTCCGATTGGGCCAACCGCAAACCGGGGCAGCCCTTCTTTGCTCAGATCCAACTCCCCGGTGGAAAACTCCGCGGCGGTACGCGGCAGTCGGCGCAAAAATTTGCTCAAAAGGCAAAGCAAAAGTTTGGAAGCAAAACGGACCCTGCTGACGTAAAACTTCCTCCCTATTACCCCGACACACCGGTGCAGCGCGAAGATTGGGCCGCCTATTTGGATTCCGTCCTCGAAACGGACCGCGTTGTCGGGGAGATCATCGCGCGGCTCAAGGAGGAAGGCGTCCTTGACCAAACACTCGTGCTGTTCATGACCGACCACGGCATCAGCCACGCCCGCGGCAAACAGTTTTTGTACGAAGAAGGAATTCACGTTCCGTTCATCCTCCGCGGCCCGGGGATCGCAGCGGGAACCATTCGGGAGGACTTGATCGAACACATCGACATGGCGGCCATATCCCTTGCAGCAGCGGGAATTCCGCTCCCCGAAACCATGCAGGCGCAGGATGTACTTGCCGAGGACTATCAACCCCGTGAAGCGATCTTTGCCGCCCGTGATCGCTGCGACGAAACGGTCGAACATCTGCGATGCGTGCGGACGGATCGTTTCAAATACATCCGCAATTATTTGCCACAACGACCGCACCTCCAGCCGTGCGCCTATAAAGACCACAAATCAATCCTCATCGATCTGCGGCGCGCCTTTGCTGCTGGTGAGTTGAACGACATCCAAAAACAACTGTTCGCTCCCACCCGACCGCCGGAAGAATTGTACGATCTCGAAAATGATCCGCACGAAATTCACAATCTTGCCGGCGACGCCAAATTCGCCACGCCATTGGCCGACATGCGAAACCGCCTCGACGATTGGATTGTCCGCACCAACGACCACGGCCGGAATCCCGAATCCGAAGCCATGTACGACAGCGACATGGAGCTGTACCTCGATACTCGGCGGCGCCGCGGATCGATCGAAGATCTTCAAGAATTGCAGGACAACATCCAACAAATGAAACGTTGGGCCGCCGAAGGCAAATAA
- a CDS encoding DUF4349 domain-containing protein produces the protein MVRPCAMWCLLLLTGCGAAEGIDKKPAVAVAPARGDKVAADEGDLAQRGQLERKIIYRADMDIVVEDFSGVPAQVQAIIRRLDAFVADAQVSGTANVPRHAYWTIRIPAEKFEEFLVASRLLGEVRSESQTAQDVSEKFYDLQARLANQQQEEQRLKELLDQHSGKLEEILAVEREISRVRGEVEQLQGQLRVLSDLTAYSTVTLRFEEISNYAPVQSASFTTRIERTWSSSIESFSELAQSIVLAVVFVAPWICVLAIPLVAITVFLKWIRRKPVSM, from the coding sequence ATGGTTAGACCTTGTGCGATGTGGTGTCTGCTTCTGTTGACCGGTTGCGGTGCAGCAGAGGGAATCGATAAGAAACCAGCGGTCGCCGTTGCACCTGCGCGCGGCGATAAGGTGGCGGCTGACGAGGGGGACTTGGCTCAAAGGGGGCAACTTGAACGCAAGATCATCTACCGCGCTGACATGGATATCGTCGTTGAAGATTTCTCCGGTGTACCCGCACAGGTGCAGGCGATCATCCGCCGCCTCGATGCATTTGTTGCAGATGCTCAAGTATCAGGCACTGCCAACGTGCCGCGTCACGCGTATTGGACAATCCGCATTCCGGCGGAGAAGTTCGAGGAGTTTCTCGTTGCGAGTCGACTCTTGGGAGAAGTTCGTAGCGAAAGCCAAACGGCCCAGGACGTCAGCGAAAAATTCTATGACCTGCAGGCACGGCTGGCCAATCAGCAACAAGAAGAACAGCGACTCAAGGAATTACTCGATCAGCACAGCGGCAAGTTGGAGGAAATCTTGGCCGTGGAACGCGAGATCTCAAGGGTTCGGGGGGAAGTGGAACAACTGCAAGGTCAACTCCGCGTTCTATCGGATCTGACAGCCTATTCGACGGTCACACTTCGATTCGAAGAGATCAGCAATTACGCACCTGTGCAATCGGCATCGTTTACGACACGCATCGAACGCACATGGTCATCGTCGATTGAATCGTTTAGCGAATTGGCGCAATCGATCGTGTTGGCCGTGGTCTTCGTCGCTCCTTGGATTTGCGTCCTGGCTATTCCGTTGGTGGCAATTACTGTCTTTCTAAAGTGGATTCGACGCAAACCGGTTTCGATGTAA